The following is a genomic window from Nocardioides thalensis.
GGCGACCACGGACCAAGTCGCGGCGTGCGTCGCCGACGTCGACGCGGCGCTCGATGCCTGCCCGGTCGACCCGGCCGGCGCCGCCTCCGTCGTCGGCATCGCCGGCACGATCACCACCATCGCCGCCGGCGTGCTGGGGCTCGATGCCTACGACCGGTCGCGCATCGACCGGCAGGTGCTCGCGGTCGCCGACGTGCACCGGGTCGCCGGTGAGCTGGTCGCGATGACCGTCGCCGACCGGCGCGCGCTCGGCTACATGCATCCCGGCCGCGCCGACGTGATCGACGCCGGCGCCCTGATCCTCGACCGGATACTGCGCCGTACGGCGCTGGAGACGATGACCGTCGCGGAGACCGACATCCTCGACGGCATCGCTTGGAGCCTGGTCTAGACCATTCGCCCGGTCGTCTGGGCCAGTTGCGGCAAATTCGTCACATCTTCCGGGCGATCGATGTTTCCTGTGGGCACTGCTCCCCATGGAAACCAGGCCCCCATGAACAGGTTCCCCATGCGGCCCACCACCCTGTCCGGTCGCGCGCTCGCCCATCTGGTCGCCCTCGTCGTGCTGCTCGCCGGTGCCGGAGGGCTCCTCGCCGCGCCGGCCAGGGCCGCGGGCGACGGCGTCCTCAACCTGACCATGACGCCGGTCGACGCGAGCAACGGCAACTCGCTCGTCACCGACGCGCGGAACGGCGCCGGCCCAGCGGGATACGCGACCAACAACCGGATCACCTATCTCGTGCAGTACAGCTGCGGCGTGGTTGCCTGCGACAACACGAGGGTGCAGATGTCCACGCCGCCCTCCGACCCCCTCGGCCTCTTGCCCAGCGGCCAGTTCATCCTGCTGTACGACGCGTTCGCAGCCGGGTCGTCGGGCGGCACGATCTCCGGCACCGACGCGACCGGCAAGGTGGTCAGCCTCGGCAACCTCGCGGCCGGCACGTCCGGCACGTTCGCGGTCACCTACCGGTACCAGTCGACGTCCAACCGCGAGGTCCCGAACGGATCGTTCTACCCCGAGGGCTTCGCGATCGACATGTCGGCGGTGATCTCCTCCGACACTGCGACCGGACCGGTCACTGCGAACGCCGCCGATGTCACCTGGCACCTCGACTCGCCGAACGGCGCGGCGCCGTACGGCCCCACCGCGGTGATGGGTCCCGCCGGCGGGACGTTCCGCCCGGGCGTCCCCGTGAACCTCCAGGTCGCCGTCAACGGCGGCAACATGGTCGTGAACCCCGGCTCCAACGTCGCGGGCAGCGCTGATCGCTACGCGGTCGGCAACTACACCATCACCTACCAGGTGCCGCCCCAGGCGACGATCGAGGCGGTCACGCTGATGGGGAACCCCGACCCGACGGCGGTCATCGACAACGTCAACCACACGGTCACGTGGACCAAGGGGACGAACCCCAACCCGGTGTACGGGGCCCGCGGCACGTGGGGGATCGCCTCGCTCGGTGGCTTCAACAGCGGCGGTCCGGGCGTGAACAACGGAGCACACCCGGATTCGCAGGCGTTCTGGAACCCCCGCTCGGTCCGGGTCACGTTCGACGGTACGCAGTTCCCCGGCGCTGACGCGACCGGCTGCAACTTCCCGACCGCGGAGGTGCAGAGCTCGCTCGACGTGTCGGTGACCTACGTGGATCCTGCGCGGACCACGAAGACGATCAACGGCCAGAAGATGAACGCGAAGGTTGCATGCGTCTCGCCGTTCGGCGGGCTGGGGGTCGACAAGCGCGTCGCCGGCGGCCTCGCGGGGCAGTTCGCGTTCGGCGACGGCAACCTCGGCGGCAACCCGGCCGTCTACGCGACCAACGTGCCGGCACCGGGCGAGCCGCCCGTGGTGCGTAGCTGGCAGGTCTCGGCGTTCAACCACGGCAACGTCCCCGGGGTCGCGGTGATCGAGGAGCCCGACCTCGTCCACGACCACATCAAGGTCAACCAGATCACCCCGACCGGCATCTCGGCGGCGGGAGCCCCGACCAGCGTCGGCGCCAGGATCGAGTGGTCGGCCGTCGACGGCAACGGCAACATCACCAACGGCAGCGACTACCGCGCCAGCGGCGCGCCGCTGAACGCGCCGCCCGGCGGGTGGTTCACGAGCGCGACCGCGACGACGGACCCGATCGCACCCGGCCGGGTGCTCCCCACGGACAACACCCAGGAAGGTGCTGTCGTCAGCTTCCGGTACGCCGTCGACGACGGCGCGATCCCGTTCGTCGGCCAGCGGCGCACCAACACCGCTCACATCACGATGACCTATCCGGGCTACGGCAACGACCCGGGTGAGCAGCCGATCAGGACGCTTACGGGAGCGCCCATGGACGTCGAGCCGAGAGGCGACGCCGTGCGGACGGTCCAGTACACCAAGCCGTCACCGGTCCTCCTTGCCGCGTTCGACGGGAACCCCGTCGTCGCGGGCGGCGGCTCGCTCACCGCCGTTGCTCCCGGCACCGAGGTCACGTGGAGCATCAACGGGTCGACGAACGACGTATGGCCGGGCACCCAGATCACACCACAGCTGATGTTCGTCGCTCCCGCCGGCTGGACGATCAAGCCGGGGTCGGCCGTGATGGGCGGCAACGCACCCGGGGGTGTGCAGCTGCAGTACGCCACCCGCACCGTGGACGGGGTGCAGCGCGAGGTCGTGATCGCGACCTGGCCCGGGCCGGTTTCGCCGAGCACGACGGTCCGCGACTTCTTCGGCTCGATGAGCGTCACCGCCGTACCCCTGCCGACGGCGCCCGCGGGCGTGCAGGCCGTCGCCGCGGCCGTCGCCGGTGACGCGAGCGGCACGTGGACCGACGCTGTCGGTGAGGGCTACCTCCTCAACGACAACCAGTTCCGGGCATCGACGGTGATTCACGTCGACGCCGGGGACCTCGACCAGGACAGCAAGCTGACCGAGGAGTTCGCACGGACCAACAGCACCTCCGACGTGCGCGTCACCGCGCTGCCCGGCTTCACCGTCTCCAAGGAGATCTGCGACCCGGATCCCGCCCTGCCCAGCGGCTGCGAATGGGTCGTCGCCGGCCCGACCGACCCGGTGGCGCTCCCCACGGACGAGGAGATCAAGTACCGCGTCACGATGACGAACTCCGGGAACGTCAACCTCACCAACGCTGTCGCCGTCGACGTCCTGCCGTACGACGGCGACGGCCGAGGCTCCGAGTTCGACCAGACCTTCGCGGGTTCCACGGACGTGGGTGCGGGGATCGTGCTGAGCTACTCGACCTCGCGGACACCTGGCGCGGGTGACTGGACCGCTCCCGCTGCGGGAGCGGCCGCCGTCCGGCTCACCGCCGCCAGCCTGCCGATCGGCGCTTCCCGATCCGTCGTGCTGACCACGGACCCTGTCAACGGGGCGGCCGGTGACCTGAGCTGCAACAACCTGACCGTGAGCAGCGCGCAGACCATCGCGGCCACCACCACCCGACGGTGCGCGGAGCTGTTCGCCGTCACGCCGCCCGACCCCGAGCTCGCGCTGGTGAAGGAGGCCGAGCTCACCACCGACGCAGGCACGACCGGCGTGGCGGACGCGGGGGACGTCATCACCTACACGTTCACCGTCGACAACCTCGGCCCGAGCGCGGCGGCGGACGTGTCGATCGACGACGACCTGCCGGGGCTGTCGGCGATCAACCCGGCGTCGGTCGCGATGGTCGCGGCCGGTACGGATGCCGAGTTCACCGCGACCTACACGGTGACCGACGCCGATATCGAGGCTGGTGCGGCGATCGTCAACACTGCGACCGCGAGCGGCACCGGGCCCGGCGGAGTGGTCACCAGCCCGCCGGACGCGACCGAGACGCCGGTGGCTGCCATCGCCCCGGAGCTGACCCTCGAGAAGACCGCCGACCTCGACGACACCGACGGCAACGGAGCAGCGGACGCGGGTGAGGTGATCACCTACACGTTCCTGGTCACCAACTCGGGCAACGTGACGGTCGACGGTGTGGACGTCGACGACCAGATGACCGGCCTGTCCGCCATCACTCCGGCAGGACCGGTTTCCCTCGCGCCCGGCGACCACCAGGAGTTCCAGGCGACCTACACCGTCACCCAGACGGACGTCGACGAGGGCGACCCGATCGACAACACCGCTATCGCTTCTGGTGACCCGGTGCGCGGGGAGCTGGACCCGGTCCAGGACTCCACGAGGACTCCGGTCGCTCCGGCGTTGCCGCAGCTCCAGATCGACAAGTCCGCTGTCCTGGTCGACGCCAACGACAACCGCCGGGCGGACGCAGGCGAGATGATCACCTACTCGTTCACGGTGACCAACAACGGCAACGTGACGATCGACGACGTCGCGGTCGACGACCCGAAGGTCGCCGGGATCACTCCCTCCGCCGTGACGCTGGGACCCGGTGACAGCCAGACGTTCGCGGCCGAGCCGTACGTCGTGACGCAGGCGGACGTCGACGGTGGCCAGCCGATCGTCAACACCGCCACGGCCGACGGCACCCCCGCGCGCGGCACCCTCGAGCCGGCCAGCGACACGGCCACGACGCTGATCGCCCTGCCGACGGGCGGCCTGGTGATCGTGAAGACCGCCGACCTCGACGACACCGACGGGGACGGCTACGCAGACGTCGGCGAGCGGATCAGCTACTCCTTCGTCGTCAGCAACAGCGGCAACCAGACCCAGCGGGACGTCAGCGTCACCGATGAGCGGGTCACCGGAATCGCGCCGGCATCAGTTGCATCGCTCGCCCCCGGCGCCTGGCAGGAGTTCTCCGCGGCGACGTACACCGTCACCCAGGCGGACGTGGACAGCGGCCGGGTGCGCAACGTCGCCACGGCCTCGGGCACCCAGCCCAACGGGGCTCCGCTGACCTCGCCCCCGGACGAGGTGGTCGTGCCGGTCGAGCCCGCCGAGCCGGAGCTGTCGCTGGTGAAGACATCCGACATCACGACCGACCGTGATGACGACGGGAAGGGTGACGAGGGTGACGTGATCACCTACACGCTCACCGTGACCAACGCGGGCAACGTGACCCTGACCGACATCACGGTCATCGACGCGCTGCCTGGCCTCTCGGGCATCACGCCCGCACCGCCCGCGGTCCTGGCTCCGGGTGCGTCCGCGACGTTCACCGCGACCTACGTGGTCACCGCGGACGACGTCGACGCCGGTGACCCCATCGTCAACCACGCGATCGCGACCGGGACGCGCCGCAACCAGGTCGTCGAGGACGACGCGAGCACCGAGACGCTGGTCGACGACGATCCCGACAAGGACGGGGTGCCCAACGAGGAGGAAGAGGACAACGGGACCGACCCCGACGACCCCGACACCGACGACGACGAGATCGACGACGGCGAGGAGATCGAGGGTCCCGGCTCGTGCACCGGCGGGACCGACCCGCTCGACCGCGACACCGACGACGACGGCCTCTCCGACGGCGACGAGGTCGACGGGATCCGGGTGCGCCAGGTGGTCTACACAAAGGTCGGGCACGGCAACGGGCGCACGCGGATCGGCCTGGTCCGTCCCAACCCGTGCCGGGCGGACACGGACCGCGACGGCCTCCGTGACGATCGCGAGATCGCCGGCTTCTCGATCGGGCAGCGGGTCCTCGTGTGGCCCGAGTACGGCGAGAGCTACTGGCTCGGGCTGCGTCGAACCAACCCGGTCGACAGGGACACCGACAACGACGGGCTCACCGACAAGGACGAGGTGACGGGCCGCAAGAACAAGCGCCACGACCGGCACAGGTCAGACCCGGCCCACGTCGACACCGACTACGGCGGTATCCGCGACGGCCGCGAGGTCGCGTCACTGTCGGACCCGTCGGTCGTGTACTCAGGACCGAGCAACCCGTCGGGCAACAAGCGTGGAGGTGCGCTCGGCGGCTGACGCGCCTGCGAGGATGGGGCTCGTGAGCACCGACCTCCACGCCGTCACCGTCCTCGGGCACGACCGGCCCGGGATCATCGCCGAGACCACCGCCGCGCTCGCGGGCCTGGGCCTCAACATCGAGGACTCGACGATGACGCTGCTGCGCGGGCACTTCGCGATGATGCTGCTCTGTCGCGGGGCCGCCGAGCGCGACGCGGTCGAGGCGGCGCTCGCGCCGCTGACCGCCGGGGGTGACCTCGACGTGGCTGTGCGGCCGGTGACCGACCGGCCCGAGCACGCGGCGCCGGGCAGCTCGTGGGTGCTGACCGTCCACGGAGGCGACCGGGCCGGGATCGTCTCCACGGTCGTGGGCGCGGTGGCGTCGTACGGCGGCAACATCACCGACCTCACCACGCGGCTCGCGGGCGACCTCTACCTGCTCGTGGCCGAGCTCGACCTGCCCGCGGACGGCGACGCGACCGCCGTGGAGGCCGCGATCAAGGCCGCCGCCGAGCAGGTCGGGGTGACGGCCACGCTGCGTCCGGCCGAGGCCGACGAGCTGTGAGCCTCAGCCCCGACGAGCAGGACTTGTTGGACGGCTCTGCCCGCGTCGCCGCGTGGACCGAGGCCGACCTCGGCGTCGACGGCAACGTGCTCGAGGTCGTGCGCGCGCCGGCTCCAGTGCTCGCGACCGTCGGCGACGCGGTCGACCCCGTCGCCCCGGAGACCGTGCAGCTGGCGGCCGACCTGGTGGCCACGATGCGCGTCAGCCCCGGCTGCGTCGGCCTCGCCGCCCAGCAGGTCGGTGTCGCCGCCCAGGTGTTCTGCGTGGACGTGACCGAGCACGCCAAGGCCCGTACGACGCACGGCACCTTCGTGCTCTGCAACGCCGAGGTGGTCACGGCGAGCCGCAACGACAAGGCACGCGAGGGCTGCATGAGCGTGCCCGACTTCACCGGCGACGTGAAGCGGGGGAGCCGCCTCGTGGTCCGCGGACAGCTGCCTGGCACCGGCGAGGGGGTCGCGTTCGCGACCGACGCGTTCGAGGCGCGGGCGCTCCAGCACGAGATCGACCACTGCCAGGGGCTGTTGTTCCTGGACCGGGTCGCCGGCACGCACGCCATCTACCCGCGCCAGACCTACTTATAGGGGCATGCTCGTGATCACGCCCCCGTATCCCAATCGGCAGAGGAAGGCGCCTTAAAAGCGCTGCAGTCTGGGTTCGAGTCCCAGCGGGGGCACTTCGGCCGGCTCAGCCCGGGTGGACGAGCTCGAGCGTCCCGTCGCGCCGCTGCCACAGTCCGGCCACGTGCGGGCCGCGCAGCGAGCCGATCCGGCCGGGCGCCCAGGCGTGGTAGAGCAGCCGCAGCGTCTCGCCGTCGCGGAACGCCGACGCGCCGCCGGGCCCGAGCTTGCCGGTGCTCGCGGTGGTCAGCAGCGGGGCGCCGTCGCCGGGCCGGACGCACGGCCCGGTGGGGCCGGCACAGATCGCGTAGCCGGTGGCGTAGGACGGGGTCTTCCACGAGTTCCCGGAGTAGAAGAGGTAGGTGACGCCGCGGAACTGCACCATGCTCGGGTTCTCGATCGTGCGGCCCTCCCACGCCAGCGAGCGGGTGAGCAGCTCGGTGGTCTCCGCCCCGTCGGCGAACCCGGTGCCGTCGGCGGAGAGCTCCCGGATGAAGATCCCGGCGGGCCGTTGCCCGCGGATGCCGGAGAACTTCCACAGCAGCCACGGCGTCCGGTCGTCGTCGACGAACACGTCCGGGTCGATGACGCCGAGCAACGACTGGCCGTAGCAGAGCGGCTCGCCGACCGGCTGGTAGGGGCCGGTGGGGGAGGCGGAGCGGGCGAGGCCGATGCAGTTGTGCCGCTCGCCGCCCAGGGTGCCGCCGGGTGCGGAGTAGGCAGCGGTCCAGCCGTCGCCGACGCGCGCGATGCTCGGCGCCCACAGCCCGCCGGCGGAGCGGCGTACCCACCCGGCCATCGCGGGCAGGCCGTTGCCCGCGACCGACCAGTGGCTGAGGTCGGTGGAGGTGAGCACGGGCAGGTTGGCGCCGCCCGTGTTGGTCGCGACGGCGTACCAGGTGCCCTGGTGGAACGCGATGTCCGGATCGGCGAACACGCCGCCGTAGCCGACGTCGACCGGCGCCGGACGGCTCTGCGGCGGGACCTCGCCGGCGATGCGCTCGGCCTGCTCCGCGAGGTTGGCCGCGTCCTCGGTCGACAGGGCGTCGGACGGCAGCACGTCGTCGGGCAGCTCGGTCGGCAGGTCGCTCGGCGCCGGGATCAGCGGCGCCTCGCTCGTCGTCGCGTCCGCGCGGGGCGCGGCGTCGCGCGGCTGGGCGTCGGAGGAGCACGCTGCGAGCACGCCGAGGGCGGCGATCGCGACGGACGCCGCGGCGCGTCGTACGCCGACGCGAGATCCGGGTGCTCCCACGGCTCCCCCTTCCACCGTTGGCAAAAGGGTAGGGCAATCACGCCGCCCGGGCTTGCCTTCAGGTCAACCTGAACCGGCAGAGTTCCTCCCATGGCCCACCAGCACCAGCACGGACACCAGCACGGACACCAGCACGGACACCGTGACCACGACCACGAGCCGACCCTCGAGGAGCAGCGCGAGGCGCTGACCGCCGAGTTCTGGGATGAGCGGTACGGCGGCAGCGAGCGGGTGTGGAGCGGCAACCCCAACCGGCGGCTGGTCGAGCAGGTCGCCGACCTCCCGGTGGGCACGGCCCTCGACGTCGGCTGTGGCGAGGGTGCCGACGCCATCTGGCTCGCCGAGCAGGGGTGGCAGGTCACGGCCGTCGACGTCTCCGAGGTCGCGCTCGAGCGCACCGCTCGTCACGCGATCGAGAAGGGGGTCGACGAGCGGGTCGAGGTCGGCTTCTACGACGTGCTCGGCGAGCGGTCGCCCCGCAAGCCGCACGGCCGGCCGGGCTTCGACCTCGTCAGCGCGCACTTCATGCACGTGCCGGAGCCCGACTTCGCCGGCGTCTATCGGCGGATCGCGGCCGCGGTCGCGCCCGGCGGGCGGTTGCTGGTCGTCGCGCACCACCCGTTCGACGTCGAGTCGGGAGCCCGCGAGTCCCACGGCCCCGGCCTGCTCTTCGGCCCGGACCGGGTCACCGACGTGCTCGGGACCGACGACTGGGAGGTCGAGGTGGCAGAGGTGCAGCCCCGCGAGCAGGCGACGCCGGACGGGCCGATGGAGGTCAAGGACACGGTGGTGCGGCTCCGGCGTCGCTGATCGCGACTCGCGGGAACGTCCCGAGGGGTCGGGGCGTTGAACCTGACACGAGCATCCCTAGGATGGATGCAGGTGGTGAGCCGCCAGGGAGGCGGCCACCTCGGCCTCGGAGGAGACCATGCGGAGCAACAACCCTGTGTTCAGTCGCTCGGAGGAGTTCAACCGAGCCAACGCCTACGGCAACATGACCTACGGCGGCAACGGCGCGCCCTACCAGGGCTACGGAGCGCCGCAGCAGCCGGTCAACGAGTACGGCGCCCCGGTCGCTCCTCCGGCCCAGAAGACCGGCCGGATGACGATCGACTCGGTCGTCCAGTCCACCGCCATCACGCTCGGCATCGTGCTCGTCACGGCCGCGGCGACCTGGATCCTCACGCCCGCCGTCGAGAGCGAGGAGGCCGTCGGCACGCTGACGCTCGCCCTGCTGCTCGGCTCCGGCGCGGCGTTCATCCTGTCGCTGGTCAACTCGTTCAAGCGGATCGTGAGCCCCGCGCTGGTGATGGCCTTCGCCGTCGCCGAGGGCGTCGCGCTCGGTGCGCTGAGCAAGTTCTACGACGCGGTCTTCGGCGTCGAGAACGCTGACTTCGGCGGCATCGTCGTCCAGGCCGTCGTCGGCACGTTCGCGGCGTTCGCGGGCACGCTGGCGGCGTACAAGTTCTTCAACATCCAGGTCGGGCAGAAGTTCCGCACGTTCGTGATCGCCGCGATGTTCGGCATGGTGGCGCTCAGCCTGATGGAGCTCGTGCTCGGCCTGTTCGGCAGCCAGCTGGGCCTCTTCGAGTTCGGCGGCCTCGGCCTGGTGTTCTCGATCGTCGGCCTGGTGCTCGGCGTGTTCATGCTGATCCTCGACTTCGACTTCATCGAGCAGGGCATCCGCAACGGCCTCCCCGAGCGGGAGTCGTGGCGGGCGTCGTTCGGCCTGCTCGTCAGCCTGGTCTGGATCTACACCAACCTGCTCCGGATCCTGGCGATCCTCCAGCAGGACTGATCGACCCCACCTGATCGAGGGGCCCCGGAGCGATCTGGGGCCCTTCGGCATTTCTCCGGGCGTCGTCGTGGGGTAGGGAAAACTCCACCCCACGAGGCTGCCTGGGCCCATCGAGAGCGGGCCCGCGCTCCGGAAGTGTCGGAGGCACCAAGCACACCGACACAGGAGACACGCCATGCGCACACCAGCACTCGAGGTCCAGGGGCTGACCCGGGTCTACGGCGAGGGCCCGACCGCGGTCACCGCCCTCGACGGCCTCGACCTCACCTTCGCGGCCGGCACGTTCACCGCGGTGATGGGCCCGTCCGGGTCCGGCAAGAGCACCTTCCTGCACTGTGCCGGCCTCCTCGACGACCCCACGAGCGGTCGGGTCGTCGTCGACGGCCAGGACGTCACCGACCTCGGCGAGACCCGCCGTACCCGGCTGCGGCGCGACCGCATCGGGTTCGTCTTCCAGGGCTTCCACCTGATGCCCTACCTGACCGCCAGCCAGAACGTCGAGTTGCCGCTCCGGCTCGCCGGGCGCCGGCCCGACCGCCGCCGGGTCGCCGACCTGCTCGACCGGGTCGGGCTCGCCGATCGCGCCGGCCACATGCCCGGCGAGCTGTCCGGAGGCCAGCAGCAGCGGGTCGCGATCGCGCGAGCGCTCGTCACCGACCCGGCCGTCGTGCTGGCGGACGAGCCGACCGGCGCCCTGGACTCGCACACGGCCCAGTCGGTCCTCGCGCTGCTCCGCAGCGTGGTCGCGGAGCTCGGCGCGACGGTCGTGATGGTGACCCACGACCCGGTCGCGGCGTCCTTCGCCGACTCCGTCGTGTTCCTCGTGGACGGCCGCGCCGCGGGCCGGATGGACCACCCGACTGTCGAGGCCGTCGCCGGCCAGATGGCCCACCTCGACGAGCTGGTCGCCGGGGTGACGTCGTGACCGGCCTGGCCCTGCGCTCGCTGCGACACCGTCCCACCGCCGCGACCGCGACCTTCCTCGCCGTGCTCCTCGGCACGGCGCTCATCGGTTCGTTCGCCATGCTCGCCGAGACCGCGTTCCACACGTCCGGCGACGACCGCGAGAGCCTGATGATCATGGGCACCGTCGTCGGTGGCTGGGGCTCGGCGATCGTGCTCTACGCGGTCGCGTCCACCGCCGGCATCACCGCCACCCAGCGCTCGGCGGAGACCGGGTTGCTGCGGACGATCGGGGCGACCCCTCGCCAGGTGCGCCGGCTGATCGGGCGCGAGTCGTTCGCTGTGTCGCTGGTCGCCGCGGTGCTGGGCTCCGGCATCGCCCTCGGCGGAGGACGGGCGCTGTTCGCGCTGTTGCGCGAGGGCGGGATGGTGTCCGCCGCCACCGATTTCGACGGCGGTCTCATCGCGCTCTCCGCCGCGGCGGTCCTGGTGCTTCTGGCCGCGATGGCCGCGACGACGATCGCCGGGCTGCGCGCGACCCGCGGGTCCGCCCTCGCCTCGCTCCGCGAGGCCGACCTCGAGCCTCGGCGCATGCACTGGTGGCGGATCGTCGTGGGCGGTCTCCTGGCCGCGTACGGCGTGGTGACCGCGGTGATCACGGTGACCGTGACCGGCGACTCCGAGGACCCGTACGCCGCGATGGCGACCTCCGGCGCCGCGTCGATCTACGCCGGTGTCGGCCTCGCGGTGCTGGCCCCCTGGCTGCTGCGCCGCCTCGCGGCGCCGGCCGTCGCGCTCGTGGGCTGGACGCCGAGCGGACATCTGGCAGCGCACAACGCCGTCCGTCGCTCGCACCTGCTCGCCGGCGTGCTCGCGCCGGTCATCGTGCTCACCTCGGCCGCCGTCGGCACCCTGATGCTGGTCGGGATCGACAACCGCACGATGCACGACCCGGCGCAGAAGGAGGCCGGTGAGCTCATCAACATGCTCAACTACGTGGTCACCGGGATGATCTCGCTGTTCGCCGCGATCATGGTCGTCAACGCGTTCGCCGCGGCGATCGCCCACCGCAGGGCCGAGCTCCGCCGGCTCCGGCTGGCCGGTGCGAGCCGGGCCCAGGCCCGTGGCTCGATCGTCGTCGAGGCGGGGATCGTCGCGGGTGTCGGCATCATCGTGGGCCTGCTCGCCTCGCTCACCACGATCGTGCCGTTCGCGATCGCGCGGGACGAGGGCGTGGTGCCCGACGGCCAGCTCTGGCTGCCGCCGCTCATCGCGGCCGGGATCGCCCTGCTGACCCTCGGCTCCGCGCGCGGCGCCGTACAGAAGGTCACTCGCGGGACCGCCCTCCAATGACACACTTCGACGCGATGACCGACTGGTCCGCGCCCATCGGAGGCCTCCGACCCGAGCCGCTCGACGTGCCCACGCTCGTCGAGCGGCTCCGGCTCACCGTGTTCTCGGCCGGGTACGCCGCGGCCGCCGTACCCGCGCTGGCGCTGGCGATCGTGACCCTGGTGGCGATTCCCACCGGGCTGGCCGGTGTCGGCGTCCTGCTCGCGCTCGCCGCCGTGCCCGCGACCCAGGCGCTCACGACCGCCCACCGCCGCGTCAGCGGCCTGCTGCTCGACGACGAGATCACCGCCGCCTACCGCGACACCAGCGACCTGCCGGTGCTCGCCCGGCCGTTCGTCTGGCTGCGGGACGGCGAGCGGTGGCGGGACTTCGGGTTCCTCTGCTTCTCGGCGACGGGCGGTTTCGTCCTCTCGCTGCTGCCTGCGGCGCTGGTCGCCGGCCCGGTGACCTACGCGATCGGTCTCGTCGTCGACACCAGCTGGGCGTGGTTCTGGCTGGCCCTGCTCAGCGGGCCGCTGCTGTTCGTCTGGTGGGTCACGACCCCTGCGCTGGTGCGCGCGCGGGCGCTCGCGGAGCGCGGCATCCTCGGCCGGTCGCGGCTGGAGGCCCGGCTGGAGGAGGTCGAGGAGAGCCGCGCGGAGGTGGTCGACAGCTCGGCCGCCGAGATCCGCCGGATCGAGCGCGACCTCCACGACGGCGCGCAGGCGCGGATCGCCGCGGTGGGCATGAACGTCGGCCTCGCCGAGAAGCTGATGGCGACCGACCCCGAGGCCGCCGCGGCACTGCTGCGCGAGGCCCGCGAGACCACGGTGTCGGCGCTGGAGGACCTGCGGTCGGTCGTCCGCGGCATCCTGCCGCCGGTGCTCGCCGACCAGGGGCTGGCGGGCGCCGTCGAGGCGCTCACCATCGGGCTGCCGCTGCCGGTGACCACGACGTTCGACGACGTGCCGCGGCTGCCCGCGCCGATCGAGTCCGCCGCCTACTTCGCCGTCGCCGAGTGCCTCGCCAACACCGTGAAGCACGCGCAGGCCACCCGGGCGTTCGTGCGCGCGACCCACGACGGCGAGCGGCTGCGGATCGCGGTCGGTGACGACGGCAGGGGCGGCGCCGACCCCGGCGGGTCCGGGCTGACGGGGGTGCACAAGCGGCTCGGCGCCTTCGACGGCACACTGGCCGTCACCAGCCCCGCGGGTGGGCCGACGACGATCACGATGGAGGTGCCGTGCCCGACGCCCTGAGGGCAGTGCTGGCCGAGGATCAGGCGCTGCTGCGCGTCGGGCTCGAG
Proteins encoded in this region:
- a CDS encoding family 43 glycosylhydrolase → MGAPGSRVGVRRAAASVAIAALGVLAACSSDAQPRDAAPRADATTSEAPLIPAPSDLPTELPDDVLPSDALSTEDAANLAEQAERIAGEVPPQSRPAPVDVGYGGVFADPDIAFHQGTWYAVATNTGGANLPVLTSTDLSHWSVAGNGLPAMAGWVRRSAGGLWAPSIARVGDGWTAAYSAPGGTLGGERHNCIGLARSASPTGPYQPVGEPLCYGQSLLGVIDPDVFVDDDRTPWLLWKFSGIRGQRPAGIFIRELSADGTGFADGAETTELLTRSLAWEGRTIENPSMVQFRGVTYLFYSGNSWKTPSYATGYAICAGPTGPCVRPGDGAPLLTTASTGKLGPGGASAFRDGETLRLLYHAWAPGRIGSLRGPHVAGLWQRRDGTLELVHPG
- a CDS encoding SAM-dependent methyltransferase, which encodes MAHQHQHGHQHGHQHGHRDHDHEPTLEEQREALTAEFWDERYGGSERVWSGNPNRRLVEQVADLPVGTALDVGCGEGADAIWLAEQGWQVTAVDVSEVALERTARHAIEKGVDERVEVGFYDVLGERSPRKPHGRPGFDLVSAHFMHVPEPDFAGVYRRIAAAVAPGGRLLVVAHHPFDVESGARESHGPGLLFGPDRVTDVLGTDDWEVEVAEVQPREQATPDGPMEVKDTVVRLRRR
- a CDS encoding Bax inhibitor-1/YccA family protein; this translates as MRSNNPVFSRSEEFNRANAYGNMTYGGNGAPYQGYGAPQQPVNEYGAPVAPPAQKTGRMTIDSVVQSTAITLGIVLVTAAATWILTPAVESEEAVGTLTLALLLGSGAAFILSLVNSFKRIVSPALVMAFAVAEGVALGALSKFYDAVFGVENADFGGIVVQAVVGTFAAFAGTLAAYKFFNIQVGQKFRTFVIAAMFGMVALSLMELVLGLFGSQLGLFEFGGLGLVFSIVGLVLGVFMLILDFDFIEQGIRNGLPERESWRASFGLLVSLVWIYTNLLRILAILQQD
- a CDS encoding ABC transporter ATP-binding protein translates to MRTPALEVQGLTRVYGEGPTAVTALDGLDLTFAAGTFTAVMGPSGSGKSTFLHCAGLLDDPTSGRVVVDGQDVTDLGETRRTRLRRDRIGFVFQGFHLMPYLTASQNVELPLRLAGRRPDRRRVADLLDRVGLADRAGHMPGELSGGQQQRVAIARALVTDPAVVLADEPTGALDSHTAQSVLALLRSVVAELGATVVMVTHDPVAASFADSVVFLVDGRAAGRMDHPTVEAVAGQMAHLDELVAGVTS
- a CDS encoding FtsX-like permease family protein, which produces MTGLALRSLRHRPTAATATFLAVLLGTALIGSFAMLAETAFHTSGDDRESLMIMGTVVGGWGSAIVLYAVASTAGITATQRSAETGLLRTIGATPRQVRRLIGRESFAVSLVAAVLGSGIALGGGRALFALLREGGMVSAATDFDGGLIALSAAAVLVLLAAMAATTIAGLRATRGSALASLREADLEPRRMHWWRIVVGGLLAAYGVVTAVITVTVTGDSEDPYAAMATSGAASIYAGVGLAVLAPWLLRRLAAPAVALVGWTPSGHLAAHNAVRRSHLLAGVLAPVIVLTSAAVGTLMLVGIDNRTMHDPAQKEAGELINMLNYVVTGMISLFAAIMVVNAFAAAIAHRRAELRRLRLAGASRAQARGSIVVEAGIVAGVGIIVGLLASLTTIVPFAIARDEGVVPDGQLWLPPLIAAGIALLTLGSARGAVQKVTRGTALQ
- a CDS encoding sensor histidine kinase encodes the protein MTDWSAPIGGLRPEPLDVPTLVERLRLTVFSAGYAAAAVPALALAIVTLVAIPTGLAGVGVLLALAAVPATQALTTAHRRVSGLLLDDEITAAYRDTSDLPVLARPFVWLRDGERWRDFGFLCFSATGGFVLSLLPAALVAGPVTYAIGLVVDTSWAWFWLALLSGPLLFVWWVTTPALVRARALAERGILGRSRLEARLEEVEESRAEVVDSSAAEIRRIERDLHDGAQARIAAVGMNVGLAEKLMATDPEAAAALLREARETTVSALEDLRSVVRGILPPVLADQGLAGAVEALTIGLPLPVTTTFDDVPRLPAPIESAAYFAVAECLANTVKHAQATRAFVRATHDGERLRIAVGDDGRGGADPGGSGLTGVHKRLGAFDGTLAVTSPAGGPTTITMEVPCPTP